From Camelina sativa cultivar DH55 chromosome 20, Cs, whole genome shotgun sequence, the proteins below share one genomic window:
- the LOC104770934 gene encoding pathogenesis-related protein 5-like, whose amino-acid sequence MANSPMVPLAVLFYVSLLFSISYASTFVITNNCPFTIWPGTLAGSGTQALPTTGFRLDVGQSVRIPSALGWSGRIWARTGCNFDANGMGKCMTGDCGGKLECAGNGAAPPTSLFEITLGHGSDDKDFYDISLVDGYNLPIVALPTGGGLVGACNATGCVADVNNSCPKELQVMGEEEEQRGGVVACKSACEAFGLDQYCCSGQFANPTTCRPSLYSSIFKRACPRAYSYAFDDGTSTFTCKASEYAIIFCPGRVKRPDSQSSDPPSPPQNQFGQPMAPPPQNPYGQPMAPPTYGQPMAPPTQNQYNQPVVAPPTQNQYSPPIAPLTQNPPGPNEESMAPPPQNQNGNGQFMPPPTVNQVPNDQYMNPPIEDQSQRETQSSSDILRPFPVLLLLGSVYLL is encoded by the exons ATGGCAAATTCACCAATGGTTCCCTTGGctgttcttttttatgtttctctACTGTTTTCTATTTCTTACGCATCCACCTTTGTCATCACAAATAACTGCCCCTTTACTATATGGCCCGGAACTCTTGCAGGCTCTGGCACCCAGGCACTACCCACGACGGGGTTCAGGCTTGATGTGGGACAGTCTGTTAGAATTCCCTCGGCTCTAGGCTGGTCAGGTCGGATATGGGCTAGGACTGGTTGCAACTTTGATGCTAATGGCATGGGAAAATGTATGACCGGAGACTGCGGCGGGAAGCTGGAGTGCGCCGGTAATGGTGCTGCTCCGCCAACATCACTTTTTGAGATCACACTTGGTCACGGTTCTGATGACAAAGATTTCTACGATATCAGTCTCGTTGATGGGTATAACCTTCCCATAGTTGCTCTCCCAACCGGTGGTGGGCTGGTTGGAGCTTGTAATGCTACAGGATGTGTTGCTGATGTCAACAATAGCTGTCCAAAGGAGCTTCAAGTGatgggagaggaagaggaacagAGAGGAGGAGTTGTTGCATGCAAGAGCGCTTGTGAGGCCTTTGGGTTGGACCAGTACTGTTGCAGCGGTCAATTTGCTAACCCGACCACATGCCGACCATCTTTGTACTCTTCCATCTTCAAGAGAGCCTGTCCCAGAGCTTATAGCTATGCCTTTGATGATGGAACCAGTACTTTCACTTGCAAGGCTTCTGAGTATGCCATTATCTTCTGCCCAGGCAG GGTAAAAAGACCAGACAGCCAGAGTTCGGATCCTCCAAGCCCGCCTCAGAATCAGTTTGGGCAACCTATGGCTCCTCCACCTCAGAATCCGTACGGTCAACCTATGGCTCCACCAACATATGGTCAACCAATGGCTCCTCCCACTCAGAATCAATACAATCAACCTGTGGTGGCTCCACCGACTCAAAATCAGTACAGTCCACCTATCGCGCCTCTCACTCAGAACCCACCTGGACCAAACGAGGAATCAATGGCTCCCCCACCTCAGAATCAAAATGGGAATGGGCAGTTCATGCCTCCTCCCACAGTGAACCAAGTTCCAAACGACCAGTATATGAATCCCCCAATTGAGGATCAGAGTCAAAGAGAGACTCAATCCTCATCCGATATACTTCGACCTTTTCCAGTCTTGTTGCTTCTTGGTTCAGTCTATCTGCTTTGA